A portion of the Stegostoma tigrinum isolate sSteTig4 chromosome 44, sSteTig4.hap1, whole genome shotgun sequence genome contains these proteins:
- the LOC125450307 gene encoding late histone H2A.2.2-like, which yields MWPHCRILCESVCEIVAMSGRGKGGGGKARSKAKSRSSRAGLQFPVGRVHRLLRKGNYAERVGAGAPVYLAAVLEYLTAEILELAGNAARDNKKTRIIPRHLQLAVRNDEELNKLLGGVTIAQGGVLPNIQAVLLPKKTAAGGATKK from the coding sequence ATGTGGCCGCATTGCAGAATTCTCTGTGAAAGTGTTTGTGAGATTGTGGCGATGTCTGGGAGAGGAAAGGGCGGTGGCGGGAAAGCTCGGTCGAAGGCGAAGTCTCGGTCGTCTCGGGCTGGGCTGCAGTTCCCGGTGGGCCGTGTTCacaggctcctgagaaagggtaactatgctgagcgtgtgggtgccggagcgccggtctatctggctgcggtgctcgagtacctgacggctgaaatcctcgagctggccggtaacgcggcccgggacaacaagaagacccgcatcatccccaggcacctccagctggccgtgcgcaacgacgaggagctcaacaagctgctgggaggtgtgaccatcgctcagggcggggtgctgcctaatattcaggccgtgctgctgcccaagaaaaccgcCGCTGGGGGCGCCACTAAAAAGTGA
- the LOC132206986 gene encoding zinc finger protein 664-like encodes MEGEYTVDSGQKLYMCDVCARAFSRSSDLSKHKRSHKEKLWKCGDCGNGFRSSTELEIHRRSHTGEKPFSCSECGKGFSQKSHLQRHQRVHTGERPFSCSECGQGFTNSSNLLIHQRVHTGERPFICCTCGKGFTLASSLQTHQRIHTGERPFTSS; translated from the coding sequence atggaaggagaatACACTGTTGACAGCGGTCAGAAACTGTACATGTGTGATGTGTGTGCACGAGCATTCAGCCGATCATCTGACCTCTCGAAACATAAACGGAGTCACAAGGAgaaactgtggaaatgtggggactgtgggaatGGATTCAGATCCTCGACTGAACTGGAAATTCATcggcgcagtcacactggggagaaaccattctccTGCTCTGAATGTGGCAAGGGATTCAGTCAGAAATCCCACCTGcagagacaccagcgagttcacactggggagagaccattctccTGCTCTGAGTGTGGGCAGGGATTCACTAATTCCTCCAacctgctgatacaccagcgagttcacactggggagaggccgttcatctGCTGTACGTGCGGCAAGGGATTCACTTTGGCTTCCAGCCTCCAGACTCATCaacgaattcacactggggagaggccattcaccagcTCCtag
- the LOC132207022 gene encoding late histone H2B.L4-like has product MVDEKKAQATSKKGAKKVIKKAPAKGGKKRRKSRKESYAIYIYKVMKQVHPDTGISSRAMSIMNSFVNDIFERIAGEASRLAHYNKRSTISSREIQTAVRLLLPGELAKHAVSEGTKAVTKYTSSK; this is encoded by the coding sequence ATGGTGGATGAGAAGAAAGCGCAGGCAACTTCCAAGAAGGGCGCCAAGAAAGTCATCAAGAAGGCGCCAGCGAAAGGCGGTAAGAAGAGGAGAAAgtccaggaaagaaagttacGCCATCTATATCtacaaagtgatgaagcaggttcaccccGACACCGGCATCTCTTCCAGGGCCATGAGTATCATGAACTCGTTCGTCAACGATATTTTTGAGCGTATCGCGGGGGAGGCTTCCCGCTTGGCCCATTACAACAAGCGCAGCACCATCAGCTCCCGGGAGATCCAGACCGCGGTGCGGCTGCTGCTGCCCGGGGAGCTGGCCAAGCACGCCGTGTCGGAGGGTACAAAGgcggtgaccaagtacaccagctccaagtga
- the LOC132207038 gene encoding histone H4 — protein MSGRGKGGKGLGKGGAKRHRKVLRDNIQGITKPAIRRLARRGGVKRISGLIYEETRGVLKVFLENVIRDAVTYTEHAKRKTVTAMDVVYALKRQGRTLYGFGG, from the coding sequence ATGtctgggagagggaagggaggcaAAGGCCTCGGAAAAGGCGGAGCGAAGAGGCACCGCAAAGTGCTCCGTGATAACATCCAGGGCATCACGAAACCAGCCATCCGGCGCCTGGCTCGCCGTGGCGGGGTCAAGCGCATCTCGGGCTTGATCTACGAGGAGACCCGCGGGGTGCTGAAGGTTTTCCTGGAGAATGTGATCAGGGATGCGGTGACCTACACTGAGCACGCCAAGCGCAAGACGGTGACTgccatggatgtggtgtatgcTCTGAAACGCCAGGGCCGCACTCTGTATGGATTCGGCGGCTGA